A region from the Corallococcus silvisoli genome encodes:
- a CDS encoding DUF6929 family protein — MIPTTRRRTLTLEAPEAPGRPAHVAAASGLVRAGDWLYVVADDSLHLAVFPATGDAPGHTVRLFPGDLPDAHAARKAAKPDLEALCRLGPCASFAHGALLALPSGSTPARRRAAVLPLNADGTLAGPARTVDCAALYVQLERELVALNVEGAAVAGKRLRLLNRGNGEGGVDALVDLDLDRVLGSVDAGLLGPEAVRTVRRWELGEANGVRLSFTDASPLPDGRVVFTATAEASRDRVADGPVRGSAVGVLAPDGTPVYLDAVDAAVKLEGVDARVEGGRIHLLLVADADDPAVPAPLLEALLPVPG, encoded by the coding sequence GTGATTCCCACCACCCGTCGGCGCACGCTCACCCTCGAGGCGCCCGAAGCCCCTGGCCGTCCCGCCCACGTGGCCGCCGCCAGCGGGCTGGTGCGCGCGGGGGACTGGCTCTACGTCGTCGCGGACGACTCGCTCCACCTGGCCGTGTTCCCCGCCACGGGCGACGCGCCGGGGCACACCGTGCGGCTCTTCCCCGGCGACCTCCCGGACGCGCACGCGGCGCGCAAGGCGGCGAAGCCGGACCTGGAGGCGCTGTGCCGGCTGGGGCCCTGCGCGTCCTTCGCGCACGGGGCGCTGCTGGCCCTGCCGTCGGGCTCGACGCCCGCGAGGCGCCGCGCGGCGGTGCTGCCCCTGAACGCGGACGGGACGCTCGCGGGGCCGGCGCGCACGGTGGACTGCGCCGCGCTCTACGTGCAGCTGGAGCGGGAGCTGGTGGCGCTCAACGTGGAGGGCGCGGCGGTGGCGGGCAAGCGGCTGCGGCTGCTCAACCGGGGCAACGGCGAGGGCGGCGTGGACGCGCTGGTGGACCTGGACCTGGACCGCGTGCTGGGCAGCGTGGACGCGGGCCTGCTGGGGCCGGAGGCGGTGCGCACCGTGCGCCGCTGGGAGCTGGGCGAGGCGAACGGCGTCCGGCTGTCCTTCACGGATGCATCGCCGCTGCCGGACGGGCGCGTGGTGTTCACCGCCACGGCGGAGGCGTCCCGCGACCGCGTGGCGGATGGGCCGGTGCGGGGCTCCGCGGTGGGGGTGCTCGCGCCGGACGGCACGCCGGTGTACCTGGACGCGGTGGACGCCGCCGTGAAGCTGGAGGGCGTGGACGCGCGCGTGGAGGGCGGACGCATCCACCTGCTGCTGGTGGCGGACGCGGACGACCCGGCGGTGCCCGCGCCGCTGCTGGAAGCGCTGCTGCCCGTGCCGGGCTGA
- the gloA gene encoding lactoylglutathione lyase, translating into MRILHTMLRVGDLEKSLDFYTRVLGMTLLRRQDYPDGRFTLAFVGYGPEDTHPALELTHNWDTAKYELGSAYGHIALGVSDIHATANAIRQAGGKVVREPGPMKHGTTVIAFVEDPDGYKVELIQQKP; encoded by the coding sequence ATGCGCATCCTCCACACCATGCTCCGTGTCGGCGACCTGGAGAAGTCGCTCGACTTCTATACCCGCGTGCTCGGCATGACGCTCCTGCGCCGCCAGGACTACCCGGACGGCCGGTTCACGCTCGCCTTCGTCGGCTACGGCCCCGAGGACACCCACCCCGCGCTGGAGCTCACCCACAACTGGGACACGGCGAAGTACGAGCTGGGCTCCGCCTACGGCCACATCGCCCTGGGCGTCAGCGACATCCACGCCACCGCCAACGCCATCCGCCAGGCCGGCGGCAAGGTCGTCCGCGAACCCGGCCCCATGAAACACGGCACCACCGTCATCGCCTTCGTGGAAGACCCCGACGGCTACAAGGTCGAGCTCATCCAGCAGAAGCCCTGA
- a CDS encoding tetratricopeptide repeat protein, with the protein MTRGAPRWAWVLTVGALAVTGCRDKPVDHMQRARDAIFEKRPDEALVEYRKAYDMLLRDESAEALVMRARALKGAADVYWLEQRKVKEAVSVYRQLIQQCPESPEALDARIILAELLRVHYRDLRGAIDQLTAALHRNPPQSAELQYQVAKLYFELADYPQCELEAKKLPERFAASAYVDDALFLQAQALAMVDGKRQEALRTYADLRTRFPDSELAPYALFEMGKLRADAGDNEKAIETWVEALKTHPEPALVQDAIARARRRLANLTPEGIGQKEVAFDRSKQARTSVEAMGGSAEEAAHDRGD; encoded by the coding sequence ATGACGCGCGGCGCGCCGCGCTGGGCCTGGGTGCTGACGGTGGGGGCGCTCGCCGTCACCGGGTGCCGCGACAAGCCGGTGGACCACATGCAGCGCGCCCGGGACGCCATCTTCGAGAAGCGCCCGGACGAAGCGCTGGTGGAGTACCGCAAGGCGTACGACATGCTGCTGCGCGACGAGTCCGCGGAGGCGCTGGTGATGCGCGCCCGCGCGCTCAAGGGCGCCGCGGACGTGTACTGGCTGGAGCAGCGCAAGGTGAAGGAGGCGGTGTCCGTCTACCGCCAGCTCATCCAGCAGTGCCCGGAGTCCCCGGAGGCGCTGGACGCGCGCATCATCCTGGCGGAGCTGCTGCGGGTGCACTACCGCGACCTGCGCGGCGCCATCGACCAGCTCACCGCGGCCCTGCACCGCAACCCGCCGCAGAGCGCGGAGCTGCAGTACCAGGTGGCCAAGCTCTACTTCGAGCTGGCGGACTATCCGCAGTGCGAGCTGGAGGCGAAGAAGCTGCCCGAGCGCTTCGCCGCCAGCGCCTACGTGGACGACGCGCTGTTCCTCCAGGCGCAGGCCCTGGCCATGGTGGACGGCAAGCGCCAGGAGGCCCTGCGCACGTACGCGGACCTGCGCACGCGCTTCCCGGATTCGGAGCTGGCGCCGTACGCCCTCTTCGAGATGGGCAAGCTGCGCGCGGACGCGGGCGACAACGAGAAGGCCATCGAGACCTGGGTGGAGGCGTTGAAGACGCACCCGGAGCCGGCGCTGGTGCAGGACGCCATCGCGCGGGCTCGCCGCCGGCTGGCGAACCTCACGCCGGAAGGCATTGGTCAGAAGGAAGTGGCGTTCGACCGCAGCAAGCAGGCGCGCACCTCCGTGGAAGCCATGGGCGGCTCCGCCGAGGAAGCGGCCCACGACCGCGGCGACTGA
- the mgtE gene encoding magnesium transporter: protein MVESPQSQNALSPDELHEAWAVLSVDERLEGFRLLPAAVADDFFLGLTAREQGELILSLPQGERRTWVRLLPPDDLADLVQAVEAEQVDAILSQLDDASRREVNVLLAYAEDDAGGLMNPRFARVRPDMSIDEAIGYLRKQARERVETVYYAYVLDAEQRLQGVLSLRQLFQAAPDKRVADVMQRDVITVAENTDQEAVSRSFSEHSFMALPVVDEARHMKGIVTVDDIVDVVQEEATEDIQKVGGMEALDAPYFDVGFLAMLKKRAGWLLVLFLGEMLTATAMGYFEHEIARAVVLSLFIPLIISSGGNSGSQATTLIIRSLALSEMRLKDWWRVARRELGTGLALGAVLGAVGLTRVLVWQTLFHSYGEHALLIGMTVGASLVGVVTFGTLSGSMLPFILRRVGFDPASASAPFVATLVDVSGLVIYFTAASLILRGTLL, encoded by the coding sequence ATGGTGGAGAGTCCCCAGAGCCAGAACGCGTTGTCCCCCGATGAGCTTCACGAGGCCTGGGCGGTGCTGTCCGTGGACGAGCGCCTGGAGGGGTTCCGGCTGCTGCCCGCGGCGGTGGCGGACGACTTCTTCCTGGGCCTCACGGCGCGCGAACAGGGCGAACTCATCCTCAGCCTTCCCCAGGGCGAGCGCCGCACCTGGGTCCGCCTGCTCCCCCCGGACGACCTGGCCGACCTGGTCCAGGCGGTGGAGGCGGAACAGGTGGACGCCATCCTGTCGCAGCTGGACGACGCCAGCCGCCGCGAGGTGAACGTCCTGCTGGCGTACGCGGAGGACGACGCGGGTGGCTTGATGAACCCGCGCTTCGCCCGCGTGCGCCCGGACATGAGCATCGACGAGGCCATCGGCTACCTGCGCAAGCAGGCGCGGGAGCGGGTGGAGACCGTCTATTACGCCTACGTGCTGGACGCCGAGCAGCGGCTGCAGGGGGTGCTGTCCCTGCGCCAGCTCTTCCAGGCCGCGCCGGACAAGCGCGTGGCGGACGTCATGCAGCGCGACGTCATCACGGTGGCGGAGAACACGGACCAGGAGGCGGTGAGCCGCTCCTTCTCCGAGCACAGCTTCATGGCCCTGCCGGTGGTGGACGAGGCGCGGCACATGAAGGGCATCGTCACGGTGGACGACATCGTGGACGTGGTGCAGGAGGAGGCCACGGAGGACATCCAGAAGGTCGGCGGCATGGAGGCCCTGGACGCGCCCTACTTCGACGTGGGCTTCCTGGCGATGCTCAAGAAGCGCGCCGGCTGGCTGCTGGTGCTCTTCCTGGGGGAGATGCTCACCGCCACGGCCATGGGCTACTTCGAGCATGAAATCGCCCGCGCCGTGGTCTTGAGCCTCTTCATCCCGCTCATCATCAGCTCCGGAGGCAACTCCGGCAGCCAGGCCACCACGCTCATCATCCGCTCCCTGGCGCTGTCGGAGATGCGGCTGAAGGACTGGTGGCGCGTGGCCCGGCGGGAGCTGGGCACCGGGCTGGCGCTGGGCGCGGTCCTGGGCGCGGTGGGCCTCACGCGCGTGCTGGTGTGGCAGACCCTGTTCCACAGCTATGGGGAGCACGCGCTGCTCATTGGCATGACGGTGGGCGCGTCCCTGGTGGGCGTGGTGACGTTCGGCACGCTGTCCGGGTCCATGCTGCCGTTCATCCTGCGGCGCGTGGGCTTCGACCCCGCGAGCGCGTCCGCGCCCTTCGTGGCCACGCTGGTGGACGTGTCCGGACTCGTCATCTACTTCACGGCGGCCAGCCTCATCCTTCGCGGCACCCTGCTGTAG
- a CDS encoding SDR family NAD(P)-dependent oxidoreductase, with product MNVLVTGATAGIGQAIARRFVREGARVIAAGRRGDRLEALRAELGERLLPVTLDVTDKEAVKAVFASLPADFAPVDVLVNNAGLALGMEPAQAARLEDWDVVVDTNVKGLLYCTREALTGMVARDRGHVINIGSIAGEFPYPGGNVYGATKAFVHQFTLNLRADLHGTSVRVTDIQPGLLGGTEFSNVRFRGDDAKAAALYGNTQPLTPDDVADTVYWVATRPAHVNINVVSMMPVVQAFGPLLVKRQG from the coding sequence ATGAACGTGCTGGTGACAGGGGCCACGGCGGGCATCGGGCAGGCCATCGCGCGCCGCTTCGTGCGGGAGGGCGCGCGGGTCATCGCCGCCGGGCGGCGGGGCGACCGGCTGGAGGCGCTCCGGGCGGAGCTGGGTGAGCGGCTGCTGCCGGTGACGCTGGACGTGACGGACAAGGAGGCCGTGAAGGCCGTGTTCGCTTCGCTGCCCGCGGACTTCGCGCCGGTGGATGTGCTGGTGAACAACGCGGGGCTGGCGCTGGGGATGGAGCCCGCGCAGGCGGCGCGGCTGGAGGACTGGGACGTGGTGGTGGACACCAACGTGAAGGGCCTCCTGTACTGCACGCGCGAGGCGCTCACGGGCATGGTGGCGCGCGACCGGGGCCACGTCATCAACATCGGCTCCATCGCGGGGGAGTTCCCCTACCCGGGCGGCAACGTGTACGGCGCCACGAAGGCGTTCGTGCATCAGTTCACGCTGAACCTGCGCGCGGACCTGCACGGCACCTCGGTGCGCGTCACCGACATCCAGCCGGGGCTGCTGGGCGGGACGGAGTTCTCCAACGTGCGCTTCCGCGGGGACGACGCGAAGGCCGCCGCGCTCTACGGCAACACCCAGCCGCTCACGCCCGACGACGTCGCGGACACCGTGTACTGGGTGGCCACGCGGCCCGCGCACGTGAACATCAACGTCGTCTCGATGATGCCGGTGGTGCAGGCCTTCGGCCCGCTGCTGGTGAAGCGCCAGGGCTGA
- the hemL gene encoding glutamate-1-semialdehyde 2,1-aminomutase, whose amino-acid sequence MKHAQSQALFARAQARIPGGVNSPVRAFRGVGGDPVFFKEGAGAWLTDVDGNRYVDLVGSWGPLILGHAYPPIIDAILESARRGTTFGAPVAAEVEFAELLCATMPSVEKVRLVSSGTEATVAAIRVARGFTGREHILKFEGCFHGAGDPFLVKAGSGVETLGLPDSPGVPAALASLTLTAPFNDLEAVERIFQEKGKDIACTIIEPVVGNMGVLVPRPGYLQGLQALCQKYGVLFVMDEVMTGFRLARGGAQELYGLKPDLTTMAKVVGGGMPLGAYGGRRDIMSKVAPEGPVYQSGTLSGNPVAVAAGMACLKALAAPGTYARLEQVSLLLEEGFLAEAKAAGVPVTVNRVGSMLTVFFTSEPVFDYGSAKKADPAKFGRFFHAMLNEGVYLPPSQFEAAFVSLAIGEPEVAHVLAAARKAFRALGDAR is encoded by the coding sequence ATGAAACACGCTCAAAGCCAGGCCCTCTTCGCCCGTGCGCAGGCGCGCATCCCGGGTGGCGTGAACTCTCCGGTGCGTGCCTTCCGCGGCGTGGGCGGCGACCCCGTCTTCTTCAAGGAAGGCGCCGGCGCGTGGCTCACCGACGTGGACGGCAACCGCTACGTGGACCTGGTGGGCAGCTGGGGCCCGCTCATCCTGGGGCACGCGTATCCGCCCATCATCGACGCCATCCTGGAGTCCGCCCGGCGCGGCACGACCTTCGGCGCGCCCGTCGCGGCGGAGGTGGAGTTCGCGGAGCTCCTCTGCGCCACGATGCCGTCGGTGGAGAAGGTGCGGCTGGTGTCCAGCGGCACGGAGGCCACGGTGGCCGCCATCCGCGTCGCGCGCGGCTTCACCGGCCGCGAACACATCCTCAAGTTCGAAGGCTGCTTCCACGGCGCGGGCGATCCGTTCCTGGTGAAGGCGGGCAGCGGCGTGGAGACGCTGGGCCTGCCGGACTCGCCGGGCGTGCCGGCCGCGCTGGCGTCGCTCACGCTCACCGCGCCCTTCAACGACCTGGAGGCCGTGGAGCGCATCTTCCAGGAGAAGGGCAAGGACATCGCCTGCACCATCATCGAGCCCGTGGTGGGCAACATGGGCGTGCTGGTGCCCCGGCCGGGCTACCTCCAGGGGTTGCAGGCGCTCTGCCAGAAGTACGGCGTGCTCTTCGTGATGGATGAGGTGATGACGGGCTTCCGGCTGGCGCGGGGCGGCGCGCAGGAGCTGTACGGGCTCAAGCCGGACCTGACCACGATGGCGAAGGTGGTGGGCGGCGGCATGCCGCTGGGCGCGTACGGCGGCCGGCGCGACATCATGTCCAAGGTGGCGCCGGAGGGGCCGGTGTATCAGTCCGGCACGCTGTCCGGGAACCCGGTGGCGGTGGCGGCGGGCATGGCGTGCCTGAAGGCGCTGGCGGCGCCGGGCACGTACGCGCGGCTGGAGCAGGTGAGCCTGCTGTTGGAGGAGGGCTTCCTCGCGGAGGCGAAGGCGGCGGGCGTGCCGGTGACGGTGAACCGCGTGGGCAGCATGCTCACGGTGTTCTTCACGTCGGAGCCGGTGTTCGACTACGGGTCCGCGAAGAAGGCGGACCCGGCGAAGTTCGGGCGCTTCTTCCACGCGATGCTGAACGAAGGGGTGTACCTGCCGCCCAGCCAGTTCGAGGCGGCGTTCGTGTCGCTGGCCATCGGCGAGCCGGAGGTGGCGCACGTCCTCGCCGCGGCCCGCAAGGCGTTCCGCGCGCTTGGCGACGCCCGTTGA